Proteins encoded within one genomic window of Streptomyces profundus:
- a CDS encoding APC family permease: protein MDMVGASAGSGALRRRLGVPDAVVIGLGSMIGAGIFVALGPAAGAAGSGLLLALALAAVVAYCNATSSARLAALYPRSGGTYVYGRLRLGDLWGYLAGWAFVVGKTASCAAMALTVGSYAWPAQAHAVAVAAVVAVTAVDYTGVRKSALLTRGVVAFVLAVLAAVAVTALTSAQADATRLDIGADATGGGVLQAAGLLFFAFAGYARIATLGEEVRDPARTIPRAIPIALGITLAVYTVVALAVLTVLGPGGLADAAAPLSDAARAAGADWLVPLVRTGGAVAALGSLLALTLGVSRTTLAMARDRHLPHVLAAVHPRFGVPHRAELVVGAIVAVLAATVDVRGAIGFSSFGVLAYYAIANASALTLTPAEGRPPRAVPVIGLAGCLVLAFALPLASVLTGVGVLAVGLAAYAVRRSVSRAAR, encoded by the coding sequence ATGGACATGGTGGGAGCCTCGGCGGGGTCGGGCGCGTTGCGGCGGCGCCTCGGTGTGCCGGATGCCGTGGTGATCGGCCTCGGCTCCATGATCGGGGCGGGGATCTTCGTCGCGCTCGGGCCCGCTGCCGGGGCCGCCGGTTCCGGGCTGCTGCTCGCCCTGGCCCTCGCTGCCGTCGTGGCCTACTGCAACGCGACATCCTCTGCCCGACTGGCCGCCCTCTATCCGCGGTCGGGCGGCACCTATGTCTACGGCCGGCTGCGCCTGGGCGATCTCTGGGGCTACCTCGCCGGTTGGGCCTTCGTGGTCGGCAAGACCGCCTCCTGCGCCGCGATGGCGCTCACCGTCGGGTCCTACGCCTGGCCCGCCCAGGCCCATGCGGTGGCGGTGGCCGCCGTGGTCGCCGTGACGGCGGTCGACTACACCGGGGTGCGGAAGTCCGCGCTTCTCACCCGGGGCGTCGTCGCCTTCGTCCTGGCCGTGCTCGCCGCCGTGGCGGTCACCGCCCTGACCTCCGCCCAGGCGGACGCCACGCGGCTGGACATCGGTGCGGACGCGACGGGTGGCGGCGTGCTCCAGGCCGCGGGCCTGCTGTTCTTCGCCTTCGCCGGCTATGCCCGTATCGCCACCCTCGGCGAGGAGGTACGCGACCCCGCCCGCACCATCCCCCGTGCCATCCCGATCGCACTCGGCATCACCCTCGCCGTCTACACCGTCGTCGCGCTCGCCGTGCTGACGGTGCTGGGACCGGGCGGGCTGGCTGACGCCGCCGCGCCGCTCTCGGACGCCGCACGGGCCGCGGGCGCCGACTGGCTGGTGCCACTCGTTCGGACGGGCGGCGCCGTCGCCGCGCTGGGCTCCCTGCTCGCGCTGACCCTCGGCGTCTCCCGCACCACGCTGGCGATGGCCCGGGACCGGCACCTGCCGCACGTCCTGGCGGCCGTCCACCCCCGCTTCGGCGTTCCGCACCGGGCCGAACTCGTCGTCGGCGCGATCGTCGCCGTGCTCGCCGCCACGGTGGACGTGCGCGGGGCGATCGGCTTCTCCTCCTTCGGGGTCCTGGCCTACTACGCCATCGCCAACGCCTCCGCCCTCACCCTGACCCCGGCCGAAGGACGCCCCCCGCGCGCCGTGCCCGTCATCGGGTTGGCGGGCTGCCTGGTCCTCGCCTTCGCCCTGCCGCTGGCCTCGGTCCTCACCGGTGTCGGTGTCCTCGCCGTCGGGTTGGCGGCGTACGCGGTCCGAAGGAGCGTCAGTCGCGCCGCGCGGTAG
- a CDS encoding class I SAM-dependent methyltransferase: MSQAHQHTPHGEGGHHQAHDDDGQAEILDLDAEVLAQHTALLTARLPVRTEPRRIVDLGCGTGAGTFALLERFPEAHVTAVDTSAGHLRLLREKACARGVEERVRTVRADLDAPGWPDLGTPDLVWASASMHHLAHPDRALASVHDLLVPGGLFAVVELDGFPRFLPADAPESRPGLEERCHRATDGFHAEHVPHRGADWGPMLSAAGFTVEDEHTIEVNIEGDRGEAIGRYAHGSLRRIRGAAAAALSAEDLAALDELLDTDSPHSVLRRDDLAVRTARTLWAARRA; encoded by the coding sequence CGGCGAGGGCGGCCACCACCAGGCGCACGACGACGACGGTCAGGCGGAGATCCTGGACCTGGATGCCGAGGTGCTCGCCCAGCACACCGCACTCCTCACCGCCCGACTGCCGGTGCGGACCGAGCCGCGCCGGATCGTGGATCTCGGCTGCGGCACGGGGGCCGGCACGTTCGCGCTCCTTGAACGTTTCCCCGAGGCGCATGTCACCGCCGTCGACACGTCGGCCGGGCATCTGCGGCTCCTGCGCGAGAAGGCGTGCGCCCGTGGAGTGGAGGAACGGGTACGCACCGTGCGGGCCGACCTCGACGCTCCTGGCTGGCCCGATCTCGGAACGCCGGACCTGGTGTGGGCCTCGGCCTCGATGCACCACCTGGCCCACCCCGACCGCGCCCTGGCCAGCGTCCACGACCTGCTCGTCCCGGGCGGCCTGTTCGCCGTCGTCGAACTGGACGGCTTCCCCCGCTTCCTGCCCGCCGACGCCCCCGAGAGCCGGCCCGGTCTCGAAGAGCGCTGCCACCGGGCGACGGACGGCTTCCACGCCGAGCACGTCCCGCACCGCGGTGCCGACTGGGGACCGATGCTGTCCGCCGCGGGTTTCACCGTCGAAGACGAGCACACCATCGAGGTGAACATCGAAGGCGACCGCGGCGAAGCCATCGGCCGCTACGCCCACGGCAGCCTGCGGCGCATCCGAGGCGCCGCCGCGGCGGCGCTCAGCGCCGAGGACCTCGCCGCTCTCGACGAGCTGCTCGACACCGACAGCCCGCACAGCGTCCTGCGCCGCGACGACCTCGCCGTACGAACAGCGCGCACCCTCTGGGCGGCCCGCCGCGCCTGA